The genomic DNA CAACAAAACAGCTCGATGGCCAAACATGAACGGTTTTAAGAGTTGGATGGCTGCGGATGTCCGGTTTTAGAGTTGCATTGTCAAATCCGGACGCAGTCGATAGTTGGATGGTTAAAAATAGACTTTACTCTTACAGAAATACTAAAAACTTCGCATCAAACACGTGTACACGATGCTGATGATATGcacacggccggccggccaaccATTCATGATCACTCTCGCTCTCGCTTCGACGCCTCGGTGAACGTGACGACGTGCTCCTCCACCTTGACGTCATCCTCGACGACGATCCCGGCGGCCGCCCCGGCCTCCTCCACGACGCCGCAGCCCGCGTCGCCGGCCTTGTACGCTTCGACCTCGCCGACGACCCCCTCCACGATACGGACGTGCTCCGTGACCTTCACCTTCACGTCCTCCACCtcttccacctcctcctccgccacgtCCGGGCACGACCGGCGCCGCCTGATGAAGAGGACGCACAGCAGGGCCGCCAGCAGGCCGAGGCACACGACGCCGACGATCGggacgacgatgacgatgacCTTGACGTGCGTTGTCGGCGACGGGGAATGCGGCGGCGTGTCGTAGTCGTCGTAGCCTGTcggcggaagcggcggcgggggagtcACGTACGGTCCTCCTGCCATTTCAGATTGTTCTGTGTATGCAGAGCAAGAAGATCGTTCGTTCTGTTCTTGATATTCTTCACAAATGTATTTTCCGTGAAGGATTAAGATGGCAGCATAGATCAATGTAGCTTTGAGCCTCTTTTATAGGGAGAGATGGCTAGGACTAGGAGTAATCTGCCTCACATTGGGCTTGGTCTAAGTCTAACTAGGATGCATGCATACACACATGTGCAGTGCAAGAAACAGCTAATTGCATCAGAATGCTACATGATGACATGAGCCCATTTTAGAGTGTGGTTTTACTAGTTAAAACTGTGGAGCACACTAGAAAAGATACAACTTGTGGCTTAACAATACTCCCACTAGGTATTATACAAGGCTAATTAACAGCAAGTTCAGTGTGGTTGACACAGGATGACGACTTGACGAGGTTTCACACCCAGCAGCCCATTCATCAGTTAGAACAAGCAGTGAAGCAATCCATTCACGTTGACAAAAGATTGATAAATTGGATAAATATCTAGGAGAAGATAAACAATGAATTAAGTGCATGTGCACTGTAAAGAATGAGGCAACAAACATTCTCTTTTGTGAGCTATAAACGGCTAAACCTCTGGTGTTATCTGTTAGCAGAAGAAACGCTTATCTCATCATTGATTATGACACAACAACATTCTAACTGCATATCCAGTGGGCTATCCGAGTTCAGCAAGACTAGATAAACTGTAGGACTACAACAGACAGATACTGCAAAATTTCCTAGAAAAACGCCATCTCAACATTCAGAGTACAGCCTGACCAGCTTCAGCGACTCGAAGGGCGTCTGCAGCCGCcattccctctgcttcttgctcAGGGGCCTGCCCTTGCCGGCCTGCTGCCGGTTTATCTTCACATCGGCTATGCACCAGGTGCACTCTCCCAGGTCCATGTCATAGGAGATTAGCCTCAGCACACCATCGCCTTCCTGAGGTGTGGCTGCCTCATCGCTTGTTGTAGTGTATCTGACATACATTGCCCGTTCTTTGAAGCGTTCGAGCTCTTCAGGGATACGGACAACCCTCTCCACACCAGGGGATGACACCTTGAAAGCGATTAAACCAAAAGTATACTTGTCTTAAACCAAGTACAAATAAGGCAATTCTTAATGAGTTATTGGTGTTCGTTTCTTTAAGAGAGTAGAAGTCTTTAACTAGTTATGTCTGTGAGTATTGCATACAGATTACAGACTGGAAAATACCTCCAAGGATATATTCTGTGGTATCTTTCCTGCTGACTCTGCATCGTCCAACTTTCCCAGGTATGCGATTGTGTATGCTTCAATGTCATCTATTGTTGGAGAACCATACCTATATTATGAAGCACTTGATGAGAGCCATTACATAAATCATGTCCACTTAAGGTTATCTGCAACTGGCAATTAATATGTTATGATGTTGTTGTGTGTGAGTACCATGATAAGTGTTATAATCCATGCTTTAACTTCCATAGTTAGTTCACTGCCTTTTTTGATTAAAAAAGAGAGAACATTATCTGTATCTAAATTTGATTATATCAAAATATGGCATCTTCCAGTATACCTACTGTATGCATATTTAAGACATATAGGTCGAGTCTTGATTGACTGAAACTCACCCTTCAAACAAACGACCGAAACTTCTCAAAATCTTATGAATCAAATATACATCTTTATCACTTTCAGGCTCTAAGCCTCTAATAAACATGACAAAAACTCTGAAAGCTACTGCATATAGCTGCAAGTTGATACACACCTAGTGGACATCTTCTCAATGCGTACTCTGATGGTTAAATTTGCAGCTGTCTTAAAAGCATAGATTTTCAAGTCATCATCGAATGATGCTGAGACCTGCTCTGCCAAAGCCAATGCTTCCTTGTCCCACCATGTGCCAGCAAGTGATATACCACCTCCAGCACCTCCATCTCCAACCTCCAGAACAGAAACATATATGCAAGGTCAGGTCAATACTATCCAATGAAACTGTATATTTGAACAGAGTAAAGAAAACTTACGTAAAGATCCTGTTTGTCATCACTCTCAAAATCATCTTCAAAGTCAtagtcctcctcctcatccattATATCTGCACAATTTGGGGAACAGAGTTATTTTATTAGATAGAACAAAGTGCTTACTTGTTGAGCTTACAATTGAAACTCCTGAGACCATCTGAGAAGTATACATAAAAAGAAATGAGCAGACAAATATCGTGGTTGGTGGAACATGTAAAGTTTTAGAGCACACATGACACATCCCGGTGTTGTAAATGGGAACCATTACATAACCCAAGCCAAGGCATTGTATCACAGTTTTTCTCGAAGGTAAGGGATCAGCCTGTCCCATTTTACCAACAAGGATGTATTGATGCACGTGCACATCCAACTGTAACTGTAAGCAACCAGAAATACGTAATCCTAGATAAGCAGACGGGATATGCAACCAGAAATACGTAATCCTAGATAAGCAGACGGGATATGTAAATGAGGAATGAAATCAGCTCAAGAATCTTGGTCAGTTCCGTAGTGTTTGTGGGTGCCAACAATACGCAATGCAACTGCATCTGAGTATTTTCCTCTGAAACGATGGGAACGAGTTTGCATATCGCATCCCAGTGAGAACGCTCAGACAAGGTGAGCCAAGAAATAGATCCGAAATGCAGACTTCTTGGGGTAGCCACCCTCTCCCCAAAGCAGACAGAACCCGAAACTCCCAAGTCCCAATCAtcaattcatcatcatcatagcAAAAAGCAAACATCACTGGAACTGGAGTTCACGAAAACCATTATAAccttcatcgtcgtcgtcgaaaTCCTCCCCCGCTTccacctcctcgtcctcctccaatTCATCCACCAaaccatccgccgccgcctcgtccggCGGGTCGTCTATGtaccccttcctcttcttcttggcgAACGGCACCACCGCTGGCGCATTCCGACGAACGATTGGCGGGCATGGGCATCCAGGGAGGGCCGCACCATCACTCACAGCCACGGTAGGGGAGGGCAGCGAGCGGAGCACAAGGGGAAATCGCAATGGCCTGCTAGGCAAGCGCCCATGAAGCACTCCTCCGGCGACCAAATCCATCGGTTCACCACGCCACCAGAGGCGAGAAGCCGAGAACCATCGGGGGGCGTGTCGTGGGCGCGCGCCAAGCGTCCGAACGGTGGCAGCTTATCACTTTCTCAAGTTGGGGGTGCCAAACTACGCCAACGGAGAGTGGAAGCGTATTTTCTCAGAATCCGCCTTCAACATAGCGGCCGCGCTTTCCCATCGGAGCGGCCGCGCAATCTGGCGCCGCGATTCCGATTCTCACCGTCGCGACTCCGCCTCCGCTCCGACGCGCGAGCCGCGCCTGCTGCCAACCAGATGCGCCACCACGCGatccaccgccgcggccgcctcctcccgctcgccgcggcggcggccgcgctccTGCTCCTCGCGCTGCTCGTCctccgcccggccgcgccgaccgccggcgccgggggccCCGCCTCGCTCCTGCGCGCGGCCGTCGCGGCGCACCCGTCGCCAGCCGCGTACGGACGGCCCTGCGCCGACCACCTCGCCCtctccctgcgccgcctccgcgccgcgctggcctcgctcgaggccggcgacgtccccgccgcgctccacctcgcctccgcctcgctccaGTGCCAGTACGACTGCTCCCACCTCCTCTCGCTCCCCGCCTTCCGCTCCCACCCCCTCACGTCTCGCTTCCTCAACTCCCTTTCCCCGCCAAGCCTAACCGCTGCCACTAAACctttctccgccgccgcctctgctcccgCATTCCCGGCTAGGATCCGCCCGGACGCCACGGTCTGCAAGCCGAATCCCGGAGCGAAGCCGTGCGCCTACTCGACCGTGCAAGCCGCCGTGGACGCGGCGCCGAACTACACTGCTGGTCACTTTGTCATCGCCGTCGCAGCAGGTTCATACAAGGAAAATGTCATAATTCCATACGAGAAGACCAACATTTTGCTGGTGGGGGAGGGCGTGGGGGCTACTGTGATCACCGCATCACGGAGCGTGGGGATTGATGGGCTTGGAACATTTGATACTGCAACAGTCTCCGTGATTGGTGATGGCTTCCGTGCGAGGGATATAACATTTGAGAACAATGCGGGTGCGGGAGCTCATCAGGCTGTGGCGTTCCAGTCAGATAGTGACCGGTCAGTTCTGGAGAATGTAGAGTTCCGTGGGCACCAGGATACGCTGTATGCTCGCACGATGCGGCAGCTGTATCGCCGGTGCCATATCATTGGGACAGTGGATTTTATTTTTGGAAATGCTGCTGCGGTATTTGAGGAATGCGTGATTAAGACTGTGCCGCGGGCAGAGGGAGCTCGGAAGAGTGCACGGAATGTGGTGGCGGCGAATGGAAGGATTGATCTGGGGCAGACGACAGGGTTTGTGTTTATGAATTGCACTGTGGATGGGAATAAAGAGTTTGCGGAATTGTTCCAGACAAAGCCACAGTCATACAGACTGTATTTGGGGCGTCCATGGAAGGAGTATGCCAGGACAATATACGTCAGCTGTTATTTGGGGAAGGTTATCAGGCCAGAGGGATGGCTTCCTTGGCGAGGAGATTTTGCAGTCAGGACACTGTATTATGGAGAGTTTGATAGTCGAGGCCCTGGTGCAAACCACACGGCAAGGGTTGAGTGGAGCAATCAGACAACAGAAAAGCATGTCAAACTCTATTCAGTGGAGAACTTTATTCAGGGCTACCAATGGATTGCATACTAACTATGGTGTTGAATGCT from Panicum virgatum strain AP13 chromosome 7N, P.virgatum_v5, whole genome shotgun sequence includes the following:
- the LOC120681420 gene encoding uncharacterized protein LOC120681420; the encoded protein is MAGGPYVTPPPPLPPTGYDDYDTPPHSPSPTTHVKVIVIVVPIVGVVCLGLLAALLCVLFIRRRRSCPDVAEEEVEEVEDVKVKVTEHVRIVEGVVGEVEAYKAGDAGCGVVEEAGAAAGIVVEDDVKVEEHVVTFTEASKRERE
- the LOC120681419 gene encoding uncharacterized protein LOC120681419; translated protein: MDLVAGGVLHGRLPSRPLRFPLVLRSLPSPTVAVSDGAALPGCPCPPIVRRNAPAVVPFAKKKRKGYIDDPPDEAAADGLVDELEEDEEVEAGEDFDDDDEDIMDEEEDYDFEDDFESDDKQDLYVGDGGAGGGISLAGTWWDKEALALAEQVSASFDDDLKIYAFKTAANLTIRVRIEKMSTRYGSPTIDDIEAYTIAYLGKLDDAESAGKIPQNISLEVSSPGVERVVRIPEELERFKERAMYVRYTTTSDEAATPQEGDGVLRLISYDMDLGECTWCIADVKINRQQAGKGRPLSKKQREWRLQTPFESLKLVRLYSEC
- the LOC120681417 gene encoding probable pectinesterase/pectinesterase inhibitor 51 translates to MRHHAIHRRGRLLPLAAAAAALLLLALLVLRPAAPTAGAGGPASLLRAAVAAHPSPAAYGRPCADHLALSLRRLRAALASLEAGDVPAALHLASASLQCQYDCSHLLSLPAFRSHPLTSRFLNSLSPPSLTAATKPFSAAASAPAFPARIRPDATVCKPNPGAKPCAYSTVQAAVDAAPNYTAGHFVIAVAAGSYKENVIIPYEKTNILLVGEGVGATVITASRSVGIDGLGTFDTATVSVIGDGFRARDITFENNAGAGAHQAVAFQSDSDRSVLENVEFRGHQDTLYARTMRQLYRRCHIIGTVDFIFGNAAAVFEECVIKTVPRAEGARKSARNVVAANGRIDLGQTTGFVFMNCTVDGNKEFAELFQTKPQSYRLYLGRPWKEYARTIYVSCYLGKVIRPEGWLPWRGDFAVRTLYYGEFDSRGPGANHTARVEWSNQTTEKHVKLYSVENFIQGYQWIAY